One genomic segment of Quadrisphaera sp. RL12-1S includes these proteins:
- a CDS encoding AAA family ATPase encodes MSGVPRRGASPLPLLTAVPGPEEAQLVAALERTSAVAVVRRCADLGELLSASAAGHGRAALVSADLHRLDREALARLDAQATAVVGVLPATGATAAAARLVALGVVRHVAAGASGEEVAAVVTAAVAGLADPAGQAGQAGQTDQAGSGPRVRAVLPAPAPVPAVERVDATGVSSGPGGPAPASWEDDDGPRAAGLPGRPGRLLAVWGAPGAPGRTTVAVSVAAELAALGEQVLLVDADTWAASAAQVLGLLDETAGVAAACRAAAAGTLTPGRLLQLAPAALPRMSVLTGLPRAERWHELGAAALEELWATCRSAAAWTVVDCAAPLEQDEELVLDTAAPRRNAATTTALAAADEVLVVGQADPVGLQRLVRSLADLAEAQPDAVERRRTVVTKVRSAAVGHGPAARVTEALARYAGVRDAVLVPDDRAACDTALLTGRTLRESAPGSPARAALAALAADLVASARRARAEEDGEDGAGAEGGAGGGAGRPRGARRGPRDDRTAPARSRRPAWARMRG; translated from the coding sequence GTGTCCGGGGTCCCGCGCCGCGGCGCGTCGCCGCTCCCGCTGCTCACCGCCGTCCCGGGGCCCGAGGAGGCGCAGCTGGTCGCGGCCCTGGAGCGCACCTCCGCCGTCGCCGTGGTGCGCCGGTGCGCTGACCTCGGCGAGCTCCTGTCGGCCAGCGCCGCCGGTCACGGCCGCGCCGCCCTGGTCTCCGCGGACCTGCACCGCCTCGACCGGGAGGCGCTCGCGCGCCTGGACGCCCAGGCCACCGCGGTGGTCGGGGTGCTGCCCGCCACCGGAGCCACCGCCGCGGCGGCACGGCTCGTGGCGCTCGGGGTGGTGCGGCACGTGGCGGCCGGCGCGTCCGGGGAGGAGGTGGCCGCGGTCGTCACGGCTGCCGTCGCGGGCCTGGCGGACCCGGCGGGCCAGGCGGGCCAGGCGGGCCAGACGGACCAGGCGGGGAGTGGGCCGCGCGTACGAGCAGTGCTGCCGGCCCCCGCGCCCGTCCCTGCCGTGGAGCGGGTGGACGCGACCGGCGTCAGCTCCGGACCCGGCGGTCCCGCCCCCGCGTCCTGGGAGGACGACGACGGGCCCCGCGCAGCGGGGCTGCCGGGCCGGCCGGGCCGGCTCCTCGCCGTGTGGGGCGCCCCGGGGGCACCCGGTCGCACCACGGTCGCGGTGTCGGTGGCCGCGGAGCTGGCGGCGCTCGGCGAGCAGGTGCTGCTGGTGGACGCCGACACGTGGGCCGCCAGCGCCGCGCAGGTGCTCGGCCTGCTCGACGAGACCGCCGGGGTGGCCGCCGCCTGCCGCGCCGCCGCCGCGGGCACGCTCACCCCGGGCAGGCTCCTGCAGCTGGCCCCCGCCGCGCTGCCGCGGATGTCCGTGCTCACCGGCCTGCCCCGCGCTGAGCGCTGGCACGAGCTGGGCGCCGCCGCGCTCGAGGAGCTGTGGGCCACGTGCCGCTCGGCGGCCGCCTGGACGGTCGTCGACTGCGCAGCGCCCCTGGAGCAGGACGAGGAGCTGGTGCTCGACACCGCGGCGCCCCGCCGCAACGCGGCCACCACCACGGCGCTGGCCGCGGCCGACGAGGTGCTCGTGGTGGGCCAGGCGGACCCGGTGGGCCTGCAGCGGCTGGTCCGCTCCCTGGCCGACCTCGCCGAGGCGCAGCCGGACGCCGTGGAGCGGCGCCGCACCGTGGTGACCAAGGTCAGGTCCGCAGCGGTCGGGCACGGGCCCGCCGCTCGCGTGACCGAGGCGCTGGCCCGCTACGCCGGCGTCCGTGACGCGGTGCTGGTCCCCGACGACCGCGCCGCGTGCGACACCGCGCTGCTCACGGGCCGCACCCTGCGCGAGTCGGCTCCCGGCTCGCCCGCGCGAGCGGCGCTGGCGGCCCTCGCCGCCGACCTCGTGGCCTCGGCGCGCCGGGCCCGCGCCGAGGAGGACGGCGAGGACGGCGCGGGAGCCGAGGGGGGCGCAGGCGGTGGCGCGGGACGCCCGCGCGGTGCGCGCCGCGGCCCCCGGGACGACCGCACGGCCCCTGCGCGCAGCCGCCGCCCCGCGTGGGCCAGGATGCGCGGGTGA
- the hpf gene encoding ribosome hibernation-promoting factor, HPF/YfiA family: MEIVVTARHTEVPGRFRRHLDEKLAKVEQLAPKVQRIEVAVSHEANKRQSERCERIELTLRGPGPVVRAEACAGDAYAALDMATTKLMERLRRASDRKKVHKNGHAGHHARGSAEPVVEPAGAGPAPADAVAEADAVPLALDDHVHRGQAPQVQDGEWVLGESPVVIRDKVHPATPMSLEAALEQMELVGHDFYLFVDAESGRPSVVYRRRGWSYGVLRLAGEGETADDGTASEPAQDAAAERREPVAAGAGAS; the protein is encoded by the coding sequence GTGGAGATCGTGGTCACCGCTCGGCACACCGAGGTGCCCGGACGGTTCCGCCGTCACCTGGACGAGAAGCTCGCGAAGGTCGAGCAGCTCGCGCCCAAGGTGCAGCGCATCGAGGTCGCCGTCAGCCACGAGGCCAACAAGAGGCAGTCGGAGCGCTGCGAGCGCATCGAGCTGACCCTTCGCGGTCCTGGGCCGGTCGTGCGCGCCGAGGCGTGCGCTGGAGACGCCTACGCGGCCCTCGACATGGCCACCACGAAGCTCATGGAGCGGCTGCGACGGGCGAGCGACCGCAAGAAGGTCCACAAGAACGGGCACGCCGGCCACCACGCGCGGGGGAGCGCGGAGCCGGTGGTGGAGCCCGCGGGTGCCGGCCCGGCACCCGCGGACGCCGTCGCCGAGGCCGACGCGGTGCCGCTCGCCCTGGACGACCACGTGCACCGCGGCCAGGCGCCGCAGGTCCAGGACGGCGAGTGGGTGCTGGGGGAGTCACCCGTCGTCATCCGCGACAAGGTGCACCCGGCCACGCCGATGAGCCTCGAGGCGGCCCTGGAGCAGATGGAGCTCGTCGGGCACGACTTCTACCTCTTCGTCGACGCCGAGAGCGGACGGCCCAGCGTCGTCTACCGACGCCGCGGCTGGAGCTACGGCGTGCTCAGGCTCGCCGGGGAGGGCGAGACCGCTGACGACGGCACCGCCTCCGAGCCGGCGCAGGACGCCGCCGCGGAGCGCCGCGAGCCGGTGGCCGCGGGGGCCGGCGCCAGCTGA
- a CDS encoding response regulator, with protein sequence MTGSGKSAEVAGGAAGDAIDVRSTYVPGDTIRVLMADDHALYRRGLEMVLDTEDDIDIVGEAGDGLEAITKARALLPDIVLMDLRMPRRSGTEACSAIKAVAPSTKIIMLTMSDEEADLFEAVRAGANGYLLKDVPGEDIADGLRAVMGGQSLISPSMAGALLSEFAALSRASEARPSMPVPRLTDREVQVLGLVARGMGNRDIAAELFISENTVKNHVRNILEKLQLHSRMEAVMYAVKEGMIEFS encoded by the coding sequence GTGACGGGGTCTGGCAAGAGCGCCGAGGTCGCAGGCGGCGCGGCGGGTGACGCGATCGACGTGCGGTCCACCTACGTGCCCGGCGACACCATCCGCGTGCTCATGGCCGACGACCACGCGCTGTACCGCCGCGGCCTGGAGATGGTCCTCGACACCGAGGACGACATCGACATCGTCGGTGAGGCCGGGGACGGTCTCGAGGCGATCACCAAGGCCCGGGCGCTGCTGCCCGACATCGTGCTCATGGACCTGCGCATGCCGCGGCGCTCCGGCACCGAGGCCTGCTCGGCCATCAAGGCCGTCGCTCCCTCCACGAAGATCATCATGCTGACGATGAGCGACGAGGAGGCCGACCTCTTCGAGGCCGTCCGCGCCGGCGCCAACGGCTACCTGCTCAAGGACGTGCCCGGCGAGGACATCGCCGACGGGCTGCGCGCCGTGATGGGCGGTCAGTCCCTCATCAGCCCGTCCATGGCCGGGGCGCTGCTGTCGGAGTTCGCGGCGCTCTCGCGCGCCAGCGAGGCCCGCCCCTCGATGCCGGTGCCGCGGCTCACGGACCGCGAGGTGCAGGTGCTGGGGCTCGTCGCCCGCGGGATGGGCAACCGGGACATCGCCGCTGAGCTCTTCATCAGCGAGAACACCGTGAAGAACCACGTGCGCAACATCCTGGAGAAGCTGCAGCTGCACTCGCGCATGGAGGCGGTCATGTACGCCGTCAAGGAAGGCATGATCGAGTTCAGCTGA
- a CDS encoding helix-turn-helix domain-containing protein, with product MAARFMTLADVAETLQVSAAQAYALVRSGELPAIKVGGRGQWRVEISVLEDYIQGKYAETRALVATHSDLGDLGDLGELAELDGTGSLPRG from the coding sequence GTGGCCGCGCGCTTCATGACCCTCGCCGACGTGGCCGAGACCCTCCAGGTCTCGGCCGCGCAGGCGTACGCGCTGGTGCGCAGCGGGGAGCTGCCCGCCATCAAGGTCGGCGGCCGCGGGCAGTGGCGCGTGGAGATCTCGGTCCTCGAGGACTACATCCAGGGCAAGTACGCCGAGACCCGCGCCCTGGTGGCCACGCACTCCGACCTGGGCGACCTGGGCGACCTCGGAGAGCTCGCCGAGCTCGACGGCACCGGGAGCCTCCCGCGCGGCTGA
- a CDS encoding GNAT family N-acetyltransferase: MAGSDREEPAPAGPVLRERDVLVRRESPADSPAVAALLEDRDVRRWLPDLALSTEPGAAGPLGVPGVRPAGPAHRLVVEVRGGFAGLVLLTEDGEGGGWLTCAAPPAARGRGTTARAVRLALTWAFVELGLQAVHWSVEAGAWPARRLAWACGSGVDGTVGSLLPVRGDRRDAWVGTWRWDSSLQRADRWLSPVELVGGGVRLGPHLVGDVQRVAQACSAASTQAWLPSLPSPYTVLDAASWIAGREEEQARGAGVFWAVRADSADSAEDDDDDGGGAVDGPLIAEVGLFTLGDGVRSGEVGYWCHPDARGRGVTTAAVRLVVRHALAPTATGGLGLERVVVRVASRNAASRRVAEKAGFREVGVDRAAERLRDGTLDDFVRYDLLAGEEQGPRRPGG; the protein is encoded by the coding sequence GTGGCCGGGAGCGATCGCGAGGAGCCGGCGCCGGCCGGGCCCGTGCTGCGGGAGCGGGACGTGCTCGTGCGGCGCGAGTCCCCCGCGGACTCCCCCGCGGTGGCCGCTCTGCTGGAGGACCGGGACGTGCGGCGCTGGCTGCCCGACCTGGCGCTGTCGACGGAGCCCGGGGCCGCCGGGCCGCTGGGAGTGCCCGGGGTGCGGCCCGCGGGGCCGGCCCACCGGCTGGTGGTGGAGGTCCGCGGCGGGTTCGCCGGGCTGGTGCTGCTCACCGAGGACGGCGAGGGCGGCGGCTGGCTGACCTGCGCCGCCCCCCCGGCGGCCCGTGGCCGCGGGACCACGGCCCGGGCGGTGAGGCTCGCGCTCACGTGGGCGTTCGTCGAGCTCGGCCTGCAGGCGGTGCACTGGAGCGTCGAGGCCGGCGCGTGGCCGGCGCGGCGGCTGGCGTGGGCGTGCGGCAGCGGCGTCGACGGCACCGTGGGGTCCCTGCTGCCGGTCCGCGGCGACCGCCGCGACGCCTGGGTCGGCACGTGGCGCTGGGACTCCTCCCTGCAGCGCGCGGACCGCTGGCTCAGCCCGGTGGAGCTGGTGGGGGGCGGCGTGCGGCTGGGCCCCCACCTGGTCGGCGACGTGCAGCGGGTGGCCCAGGCGTGCTCCGCGGCGTCCACCCAGGCGTGGCTGCCGTCGCTGCCCTCGCCGTACACGGTCCTCGACGCGGCCAGCTGGATCGCGGGGCGCGAGGAGGAGCAGGCCCGGGGCGCGGGCGTCTTCTGGGCCGTGCGCGCTGACAGCGCCGACAGCGCTGAGGACGACGACGACGACGGCGGCGGCGCGGTCGACGGGCCGCTCATCGCCGAGGTGGGGCTCTTCACGCTCGGGGACGGCGTGCGCAGCGGCGAGGTCGGGTACTGGTGCCACCCCGACGCTCGGGGGCGGGGCGTCACGACGGCCGCGGTCAGGCTGGTCGTCCGGCACGCCCTCGCGCCCACCGCCACCGGCGGGCTGGGTCTCGAGCGGGTGGTCGTCCGGGTGGCCAGCCGCAACGCCGCCAGCCGGCGGGTCGCGGAGAAGGCCGGCTTCCGCGAGGTGGGCGTCGACAGGGCGGCGGAGCGGCTGCGCGACGGCACCCTTGACGACTTCGTCCGCTACGACCTCCTCGCGGGTGAGGAGCAGGGCCCGCGCCGTCCGGGCGGCTGA
- a CDS encoding winged helix-turn-helix domain-containing protein, with translation MRAAAGPLPVPTERWTAAQARRTAIAAQGLAAARPEGAPTTRHLQRVVDAVGLLQIDSIQVLARSHTLPLFSRLGPYDPELLRRAAESSPRRLVEYWAHEASYVPPSTHRLLRWRMARAASDAWGSVRSVVTEHPGVVEAVRAEVTAGGAQTARELEAALAHDAPRARDHWGWNWSAVKRACEHLFFTGELTAAGRTASFERRYDLTERVLPPEVAAAPDPDEADAVRGLVEVSARALGVADEPALRDYFRLKPEPSRRAVAELVEAGTLVPVEVAGWGRPAYRWADAPRPRRAAARALLSPFDSLVFFRPRTEELFGVRVRLEVYTPAEQRVHGYYVLPFLLGDAVVGRVDLKADRARGVLVVLASHREAWAPPETASELAAELASMAAWLGLGDVEVAPRGDLAEDLRAAVRRRVP, from the coding sequence GTGCGCGCGGCAGCAGGCCCCCTCCCGGTCCCCACCGAGCGCTGGACGGCGGCGCAGGCCCGCCGCACGGCCATCGCGGCCCAGGGCCTCGCGGCGGCCCGCCCCGAGGGGGCTCCCACCACGCGGCACCTCCAGCGGGTGGTCGACGCCGTGGGGCTGCTGCAGATCGACTCCATCCAGGTGCTCGCCCGCAGCCACACGCTCCCGCTGTTCAGCCGCCTCGGCCCGTACGACCCCGAGCTGCTGCGCCGGGCCGCCGAGAGCAGCCCCCGCCGCCTCGTCGAGTACTGGGCGCACGAGGCCAGCTACGTGCCGCCGTCCACCCACCGCCTGCTCCGGTGGCGGATGGCCCGCGCGGCCTCCGACGCGTGGGGCAGCGTGCGCAGCGTGGTCACCGAGCACCCCGGGGTCGTCGAGGCGGTGCGCGCCGAGGTCACCGCCGGTGGTGCCCAGACCGCCCGGGAGCTCGAGGCGGCCCTGGCCCACGACGCCCCGCGCGCCCGCGACCACTGGGGCTGGAACTGGAGCGCGGTCAAGCGCGCCTGCGAGCACCTCTTCTTCACCGGTGAGCTGACCGCCGCCGGGCGCACGGCGTCCTTCGAGCGCCGCTACGACCTCACCGAGCGGGTGCTTCCGCCCGAGGTGGCCGCCGCCCCGGACCCCGACGAGGCCGACGCGGTCCGGGGGCTGGTGGAGGTCTCGGCGCGGGCGCTCGGCGTGGCCGACGAGCCCGCACTGCGCGACTACTTCCGCCTCAAGCCCGAGCCGAGCCGCCGTGCCGTGGCCGAGCTGGTCGAGGCCGGCACCCTCGTGCCGGTCGAGGTGGCCGGCTGGGGGAGGCCCGCCTACCGGTGGGCGGACGCGCCCCGCCCGCGGCGCGCGGCCGCACGGGCGCTGCTCTCGCCGTTCGACTCCCTCGTGTTCTTCCGCCCGCGCACCGAGGAGCTGTTCGGAGTGCGGGTGCGCCTGGAGGTCTACACGCCCGCCGAGCAGCGCGTGCACGGCTACTACGTGCTGCCGTTCCTGCTGGGCGACGCGGTGGTGGGCCGGGTGGACCTCAAGGCCGACCGCGCCCGCGGCGTCCTCGTGGTGCTCGCGTCCCACCGCGAGGCGTGGGCACCGCCGGAGACCGCTTCCGAGCTCGCCGCGGAGCTGGCGTCGATGGCCGCGTGGCTCGGCCTGGGCGACGTCGAGGTCGCACCGCGCGGTGACCTCGCCGAGGACCTCCGCGCGGCGGTGCGGCGGCGCGTCCCGTGA
- a CDS encoding SAF domain-containing protein: MAAVRPTALLVPTPPPAARLRAPSWRDPRLVVGLVLVLASVLAGARVVSAADSTVPVWVAAHTLVPGQAITAADVRAVRVHLADGVGGYLSADQPPAQGAVALREVTSGDLLPRTAVGSASALTTRPVGLPVSGALPSGLVAGSLVDVWVTPAPTRGAVVPVTPVTTGATAGDGTGGAASGPRQLAASAVVQEVVTDSGSFATGRGGQVQVQLPPAQLQQALQALADGATVSLVLVPGSSPAGR; the protein is encoded by the coding sequence ATGGCCGCCGTCCGACCGACAGCGCTGCTCGTCCCGACCCCACCGCCCGCGGCGCGCCTGCGCGCACCGTCGTGGCGGGACCCGCGCCTCGTCGTCGGCCTGGTGCTGGTGCTCGCCTCGGTGCTGGCGGGCGCCAGGGTGGTCTCCGCCGCGGACTCGACGGTCCCGGTGTGGGTCGCGGCGCACACGCTGGTGCCCGGTCAGGCGATCACCGCCGCGGACGTGCGGGCGGTCCGGGTGCACCTGGCGGACGGCGTGGGCGGGTACCTCAGCGCCGACCAGCCGCCGGCCCAGGGCGCGGTGGCCCTGCGCGAGGTGACCTCAGGCGACCTGCTGCCGCGGACCGCGGTCGGCAGCGCGTCGGCCCTGACCACGCGCCCGGTCGGCCTGCCCGTGAGCGGGGCGCTGCCCTCGGGCCTGGTGGCCGGGTCGCTCGTGGACGTGTGGGTGACCCCGGCGCCGACCCGCGGCGCGGTGGTCCCCGTCACGCCCGTCACGACCGGCGCGACGGCCGGTGACGGCACCGGTGGCGCGGCCAGCGGGCCGCGCCAGCTGGCCGCCAGCGCGGTCGTGCAGGAGGTCGTCACCGACAGCGGTTCCTTCGCCACCGGCCGCGGGGGCCAGGTGCAGGTACAGCTGCCGCCGGCGCAGCTGCAGCAGGCGCTGCAGGCCCTCGCCGACGGCGCCACCGTGTCGCTGGTGCTGGTGCCCGGCTCGTCCCCGGCGGGACGCTGA
- a CDS encoding Rv3235 family protein, producing MSATSAASTAPPAPPAAPAPAAPPVLRVVPAPRSEPKALGAPVERRRPPVIALQGVLPLVLDGRLPRGVDPAVAPRPTASSSLPDPEPLCGGLVVAAVEVLAGARPAAQLLRWLTADVYAGLQQRAALTQRVHGRRRHTRAVVRRVLASSPRDGVVEAAVVVRDGERVRAAALRLEGVDGRWRVTALQIG from the coding sequence GTGAGCGCGACCAGCGCGGCGAGCACCGCGCCTCCCGCACCTCCCGCAGCCCCCGCACCCGCCGCTCCGCCCGTGCTGCGCGTCGTCCCGGCGCCGCGCTCGGAGCCGAAGGCCCTCGGGGCGCCGGTCGAACGGCGTCGTCCTCCGGTCATCGCCCTGCAGGGGGTGCTGCCGCTCGTGCTCGACGGCAGGCTGCCGCGGGGGGTCGACCCCGCCGTCGCTCCGCGCCCGACGGCGTCCTCCTCCCTGCCCGACCCCGAGCCCCTGTGCGGGGGCCTGGTGGTGGCGGCCGTCGAGGTGCTCGCGGGGGCCCGCCCCGCGGCCCAGCTCCTGCGCTGGCTGACCGCCGACGTCTACGCCGGTCTGCAGCAGCGCGCGGCGCTGACGCAGCGGGTGCACGGGAGGCGCCGCCACACCCGCGCCGTCGTCCGCCGGGTCCTCGCCAGCTCCCCGCGCGACGGGGTCGTGGAGGCAGCTGTGGTGGTGCGGGACGGGGAGCGGGTGCGCGCAGCAGCGCTGCGGCTGGAGGGCGTGGACGGGCGCTGGCGCGTCACCGCCCTCCAGATCGGCTGA
- a CDS encoding LysM peptidoglycan-binding domain-containing protein → MRRAGSWTGPLLTASATAALGSAGALLAAGAVRDLGRTPADVDSVVAALAGLALGVLLLVWCAGAAATVGAALVGTASTAGTALRAVAGATTPLLLRRLLAAALGAAVLGGVTGPALAAVPPAASTAPTAAGLTWPAAPAPATAPATAPTTAPTTPASSPPAPATTTKPTTTTATATATASEPARATGPSGQRDQPGRTEVVVRAGDTLWSIAAGHLPAGSTRAAVAAAWPRWYAANRAVIGADPDHLRPGQRLVAP, encoded by the coding sequence ATGAGAAGAGCGGGATCCTGGACCGGGCCGCTGCTGACCGCCTCGGCCACCGCGGCCCTGGGGTCCGCTGGCGCCCTCCTCGCCGCGGGTGCCGTGCGCGACCTCGGACGCACCCCCGCTGACGTGGACTCCGTGGTGGCCGCGCTCGCCGGACTGGCCCTCGGCGTGCTGCTGCTCGTGTGGTGCGCTGGCGCCGCGGCCACCGTCGGCGCCGCCCTGGTCGGCACCGCCAGCACGGCGGGCACTGCGCTGAGGGCCGTCGCCGGCGCGACCACGCCGCTCCTGCTCCGCCGACTGCTCGCGGCAGCGCTCGGCGCGGCGGTGCTCGGCGGCGTGACCGGTCCCGCCCTCGCCGCCGTCCCCCCGGCCGCCAGCACAGCGCCGACCGCCGCCGGCCTCACGTGGCCCGCGGCCCCGGCACCCGCCACCGCGCCAGCCACCGCGCCGACCACCGCGCCGACCACGCCGGCGTCGTCCCCTCCAGCTCCGGCCACGACGACGAAGCCGACGACGACTACAGCGACGGCGACGGCGACGGCGAGCGAGCCGGCTCGCGCGACGGGCCCGTCCGGGCAGCGCGACCAGCCGGGCCGCACCGAGGTGGTGGTGCGCGCGGGCGACACGCTCTGGTCCATCGCCGCCGGCCACCTGCCCGCCGGCAGCACGCGCGCCGCCGTCGCGGCGGCGTGGCCGCGGTGGTACGCCGCGAACCGGGCGGTCATCGGTGCCGACCCGGACCACCTGCGTCCCGGGCAGCGGCTGGTGGCACCGTGA
- the secA gene encoding preprotein translocase subunit SecA has protein sequence MPGLLEKVLRAGEGRTLRRLQGLVKQVNALEDDFTPLSDAELAEETDRFRARYKDGETLDDLLPEAFAVVREGARRVLGQRPYDVQLMGGAALHQGNIAEMKTGEGKTLTGVFAAYLNAIPGQGTHVITVNDFLASYQSDLMGRVYRHLGLTSGCVLDGMAPAERRAQYGADITYGTNTQFGFDYLRDNMAWNAGDLVQRGHHFCIVDEVDSILIDEARTPLIISGPAQGDASKWFAEFARIVRRLEREKDYEVDEKKRTVGILEPGIEKVEDQLGIDNLYDSVNTPYVGYINNAVKAKELFTRDKDYVVADGEVLIVDEHTGRILAGRRYNEGMHQAIEAKEGVEVKAENQTLATITLQNYFRLYDKLSGMTGTATTEAAEFHQTYKLGVVPIPTNKPVARTDQPDLVYKTEVAKFDAVVEDIAERHGTGQPVLVGTTSVAKSEYLSQQLVAKGIPHEVLNAKQHAREAAIIAMAGRAGAVTVATNMAGRGTDIMLGGNAEFLAVAELSERGLDPAEDAEAYDAAWPEALTRAKDAVAADAAKVTELGGLYVLGTERHESRRIDNQLRGRSGRQGDPGESRFYLSMADDLMRLFNSGLAESMLTRAGIPDDVPLESKLVSRAIQSAQSQVESRNFEIRKNVLKYDDVLNRQREVIYAERRRVLEGEDLHEQVGHFVRDVVTGYVTAATADGFAEDWDLDQLWQALKTLYPVSITVADVEEEAGGRSAVTQQMLLEELVSDAEQQFLERERTLGAPVIRELERRVVLSVLDRKWREHLYEMDYLQEGISLRAMAQRDPLVEYQREGYQLFQAMLEGIKEESVGYVFNLEVQVPEELVRDDDAAVAGEQAPALVAPGLDGGGAPQQLQYTAPSADGDVEVTGGAPEGGSRRERRARKKA, from the coding sequence GTGCCTGGTCTGCTGGAGAAGGTGCTGCGCGCCGGCGAGGGTCGGACGCTGCGCCGCCTGCAGGGGCTCGTGAAGCAGGTGAACGCCCTCGAGGACGACTTCACCCCCCTGTCCGACGCGGAGCTCGCGGAGGAGACCGACAGGTTCCGCGCCCGCTACAAGGACGGCGAGACCCTCGACGACCTGCTGCCGGAGGCCTTCGCGGTGGTCCGCGAGGGCGCCCGGCGCGTGCTGGGCCAGCGCCCGTACGACGTGCAGCTCATGGGCGGCGCCGCCCTGCACCAGGGGAACATCGCCGAGATGAAGACCGGTGAGGGCAAGACCCTGACCGGCGTCTTCGCCGCGTACCTCAACGCCATCCCCGGCCAGGGCACGCACGTCATCACCGTCAACGACTTCCTCGCCAGCTACCAGAGCGACCTCATGGGCCGCGTGTACCGCCACCTGGGCCTGACCAGCGGCTGCGTGCTGGACGGCATGGCCCCCGCGGAGCGGCGCGCCCAGTACGGCGCGGACATCACCTACGGCACCAACACGCAGTTCGGCTTCGACTACCTGCGCGACAACATGGCGTGGAACGCCGGCGACCTCGTGCAGCGCGGCCACCACTTCTGCATCGTCGACGAGGTCGACTCCATCCTCATCGACGAGGCCCGCACCCCGCTGATCATCTCCGGTCCCGCCCAGGGCGACGCCTCGAAGTGGTTCGCCGAGTTCGCGCGGATCGTGCGGCGCCTGGAGCGCGAGAAGGACTACGAGGTCGACGAGAAGAAGCGCACCGTCGGCATCCTCGAGCCGGGCATCGAGAAGGTCGAGGACCAGCTCGGCATCGACAACCTCTACGACTCGGTGAACACCCCCTACGTGGGCTACATCAACAACGCGGTGAAGGCCAAGGAGCTCTTCACGCGCGACAAGGACTACGTCGTGGCGGACGGCGAGGTGCTCATCGTCGACGAGCACACCGGCCGCATCCTCGCGGGACGCCGCTACAACGAGGGCATGCACCAGGCGATCGAGGCCAAGGAGGGCGTCGAGGTCAAGGCCGAGAACCAGACCCTCGCCACGATCACGCTGCAGAACTACTTCCGCCTCTACGACAAGCTCTCGGGGATGACCGGCACGGCCACCACCGAGGCCGCGGAGTTCCACCAGACCTACAAGCTCGGCGTGGTGCCGATCCCCACCAACAAGCCGGTGGCGCGCACCGACCAGCCCGACCTCGTCTACAAGACCGAGGTCGCCAAGTTCGACGCCGTGGTCGAGGACATCGCCGAGCGCCACGGCACCGGCCAGCCGGTGCTCGTGGGCACCACGAGCGTGGCCAAGAGCGAGTACCTGTCCCAGCAGCTGGTCGCCAAGGGCATCCCCCACGAGGTCCTCAACGCCAAGCAGCACGCCCGGGAGGCGGCGATCATCGCCATGGCGGGCCGGGCCGGGGCCGTCACCGTGGCCACCAACATGGCCGGCCGCGGCACCGACATCATGCTCGGCGGCAACGCGGAGTTCCTGGCCGTGGCCGAGCTGTCCGAGCGCGGTCTCGACCCCGCCGAGGACGCCGAGGCCTACGACGCCGCCTGGCCCGAGGCCCTCACCCGCGCGAAGGACGCGGTGGCCGCGGACGCCGCCAAGGTCACCGAGCTGGGCGGCCTCTACGTGCTCGGCACCGAGCGCCACGAGTCCCGCCGCATCGACAACCAGCTGCGCGGCCGCTCCGGCCGCCAGGGCGACCCGGGCGAGTCCCGCTTCTACCTGTCCATGGCCGACGACCTCATGCGCCTGTTCAACTCGGGCCTGGCCGAGTCGATGCTGACCCGCGCCGGCATCCCCGACGACGTGCCGCTGGAGTCCAAGCTGGTCAGCCGCGCCATCCAGAGCGCCCAGAGCCAGGTGGAGTCCCGCAACTTCGAGATCCGCAAGAACGTCCTCAAGTACGACGACGTCCTCAACCGCCAGCGCGAGGTCATCTACGCCGAGCGCCGCCGCGTGCTCGAGGGCGAGGACCTGCACGAGCAGGTCGGGCACTTCGTGCGCGACGTGGTCACCGGCTACGTCACCGCGGCGACGGCGGACGGCTTCGCGGAGGACTGGGACCTCGACCAGCTCTGGCAGGCCCTCAAGACGCTGTACCCGGTGTCCATCACCGTGGCCGACGTCGAGGAGGAGGCCGGCGGCCGCTCCGCCGTCACCCAGCAGATGCTCCTGGAGGAGCTGGTCTCCGACGCCGAGCAGCAGTTCCTCGAGCGCGAGCGCACCCTCGGCGCGCCCGTGATCCGCGAGCTGGAGCGCCGGGTGGTGCTGAGCGTCCTGGACCGCAAGTGGCGCGAGCACCTCTACGAGATGGACTACCTGCAGGAGGGCATCTCGCTGCGCGCCATGGCGCAGCGCGACCCGCTCGTGGAGTACCAGCGCGAGGGCTACCAGCTGTTCCAGGCGATGCTCGAGGGCATCAAGGAGGAGTCGGTCGGGTACGTCTTCAACCTCGAGGTGCAGGTGCCCGAGGAGCTGGTCCGCGACGACGACGCGGCGGTCGCGGGCGAGCAGGCCCCGGCCCTGGTGGCTCCCGGCCTGGACGGCGGGGGCGCCCCGCAGCAGCTGCAGTACACGGCGCCCTCGGCCGACGGAGACGTCGAGGTCACCGGAGGCGCTCCCGAGGGCGGCAGCCGGCGCGAGCGGCGGGCCCGCAAGAAGGCCTGA